From Deinococcus aerophilus:
CTGACCATAGAGGAACTGCGGTTGCAGGGCCGCGTATGCCTGCACCTTGCACCCAGGGCAGGTGCAGGTTACGGCGGGGCCGCACTTCCTTGACAGACGCAATGCCTGAGTGGGCTCCACGATCACTTCCCCACTCCAGTCACAGTTCTGTGCCATCGGTGCGGCTGAGCAACTCCAGACTTCCTGAGTACGTAACCGACATCAGTGCAGCCCACAGGAGGTCTCCATGGTTCCGAGCACATCCCCTTCAAATGCGCGGCGGGTCAGCCGCCGAAAAATCAACTGGTTTGTCTTGACCGCCGTCGGTATTTTGATGCTCGGGACAGGTCTGTGGTTCAGGGAAACGGTTTCAAACCGTCAGGCGCCGGCTGGGTTCGTGCGTGTTCGGCTGGCCGGTTTTACCACACTCATTTCTCCCAGCCTGCAGGCCAATCCCGACCTCAAAGACCGGTTTCTGTGGCGACTGGAAGAGCAGCTTGCTGCCGCAGTTGACGTGTTGCCTGCCTCCAGTCACGAGACCCTTCGCGAAATTCGCGTCTGGGTTGATCCGGATTCGGCTCTGAATGCTTCCACGGTGGCCATGTACTACTGGCAGAGGCCGTCCCCAGACCAGCCGCCGCTGATAAAGCAGCGGGCGGGAGACATCAGCATCTCGGACATCGACGAGTTCATCCGGCAGCATGGGCGGTATTCAGTCATGCTCCACGAACTGGCGCATGGTTACGATGATCGCCGGCTGAACCGTCAGGATCCGGGTGTCCTGAAAGCCTTTCAGGCGGCGCGCACCCATGATCTCTACGGCAAAATTGGGAGCGGGTGGAATGGTTCGTATGCGGTTGCAGATGTCCGGGAGTATTTTGCCACGCTTACGGAGGCGTATTTTGCGTCCAGACCAGATGTGCCGCGCAGCCGCGCCGAGCTGAAGGCTGTGGACCCTCAGGGGGTTGCAGCCGTACAGCGCGCCTGGGAAAGGGAGTAACACACACTCGCGGTTCAGGTCCTCAGGGTTTCTCCTGAAGTTCAGCTGCATTCAGGGGATGGTCGGTATCGTCCAGATCCACAGGCACCGCTGAAGGGGGGATCTCGAAGGTGCCGGCCTGTTCGGCTGCGGCCGCTGTCTTGCCGCGGTCCACGTAGGTCAGTGTCTGGCCATCCAGCGACTCGACCTCCAGGGTGAATCCACTCAGGCGGCTGGGGTCCAGCCGAATCACACTGTTCTTCACGCCTGCCTGGGCAGCGCTGGTTCTGGACACAGAGTAGTCGCCCAGCACCGGACCCTCGCAGCTCTGCCCATGTAATTCTGCGGGCAGGCCCGGCCGCGAGGTTCCGGGCTGAACCCGGCGCCGTTCGATGGACTGAACGCAGCGGGCCATGTAGCGGTACACCCTCACTTCATTGCTTTGTTGCGCCGAAACCTGCACGGGTCGGGTGCAGGCGGACAGCAGAAGCAGGGGGATCAGGCTGTAGGAGAGCCGCCGTACGGAAACAGGAGTCATTTCTTCCGGATACGTCGCCTTTCTCCGGGAAGTTCCAGGGGTCTTCTGCAGGGGCGGGCCGCGGCGCGGAAACAGGTACCTGCGGGCGCACCAGTTCGGCCCCTCCCATTCTGGTCTGTTCGGCGCTGTGGCCCGCCTCACCGAAGGGAGGAGCGGCTATTCTTGGTGGGCACCCGTCCTTCCCAAATTTACTCTTCCCAGCTCCAGGAGGTCAGCATGACCCGCTCTTCGACGCCATCCCCCGCAGATCCCTATGCCCGCCGGCGCCTCGCCGTCCTCGACACGGAGCTCGCCTTCGTCGATGTGGGCAGCGGTGACCCCATCGTCTTTCTGCACGGCAATCCCACGTCCTCCTATCTGTGGCGCAACGTCATTCCCGAGGTCGAGGCACTGGGCCGCTGCCTGGCCCCGGACCTGGTCGGCATGGGGGCGTCGGGCCAGGCCCCCGCAGGTCGCTACCGCATCGCGGACCACGCCCGGTACCTGGACGCGTGGTTTGATGCGCTCGGTCTCCAGCGGGTGACGCTCGTGCTGCACGACTGGGGCGGCGCCCTGGGATTTCACTGGGCCGCGCGGCATCCCGAACGGGTCGCGCGGATCGCGTACATGGAGACCATCGTGCAGCCCGTGACCTGGGAGGACTGGGACCCGGGAGCGGTCCGTATTTTCCAGGGAATGCGCGGCGAGGCCGGCGAAGCCCTGATCCTGCAAAAAAACATCTTCATTGAACGGATCCTGCCGTCCTCCATTCTGCGGCCGCTGAGCGACGAGGAGATGGAGGCCTACCGGCGGCCCTTTCCTGAAGCCGGCGAGGACCGCCGCCCGATGCTGACGTTTCCGCGCGAGCTGCCCATCGAAGGCGAGCCGGAAGATGTTGTGGCGATGGTGGAGGCGTATGGCCGTTTCCTGCAGGAGGCGCCGGTGCCTAAGCTGTTCATCAATGCCGACCCCGGCTCCATCCTGATCGGAAGACAGCGGGAGTTCTGCCGCAGCTGGCCCAACCAGCAGGAAGTGACGGTGGGGGGGCGGCACTTTCTTCAGGAGGACTCCCCAGTTGAGATCGGTCGGGCGGTGGCGCAGTTCATCCGGGACACGCCCCTGACCCGCTAGAGCGGGCGGTCTCCTGGGTGAATCTGCTGACTGCGGGCTGTGCGGGACAGTGCAACCGGTATTTCCTGGCCGGCCGGCACGAGCATCAAGATTCAGCGTAGGAGGTAGCCTTCCGGCGTGTCAATCTTGCGGCGCGGGTTCCTTCACGCGGATGACCCTCGCGCCCGGCTGCGCCTGACGTACGCCGTGTGGCCAGTCGCGGACGTTGAAGGTCTGTCCCGCCTCGCGCACCCGCCGCAGGGTTTGGAGATCAAGGTCGGCGTATACCCAGCCGGGCTCGTTGAGTTCTCCCAGCACCACAATGCCGTCCCCGGTGGGGGAGAAGCCGTGGTCGATGGGGCCGTATACGCCCGCCGCACCCACATTCACGTCAATTGCCTCGTTCCAGGCGGCCTCGCCCACCAGCGAGGCGTGCGCGACGAACACCTGATTCTCCAGGGCGCGGGCCCGCGAGCCCACCTGTACCCGGTAATACCCGGTCACTGCGTCCGTGCAACTGGGCACCACGATCAGGTCCGCGCCCGCTTCTGCCTGCGCACGGGCCAGCGGCGGGAACTCGCTGTCGTAGCAGATGTTGATCCCGATGTGGCCGCGTTCGGTGTCGAACACCTTCAGGCCGGTGGTGGCGGCGTCCACACCCCACTGCTCGTTCTCGAAGCGGGTCATCACCAGTTTGTCCTGAAAATGGACTTCCCCGGCGGGCGTGAGGAGGTACGCCCGGTTCAGGAAGCCGGCTTCCTCCTGCACCGGAAAGCTTCCCGCAATGAGGTACACACCGTACTGCCGGGCAAGGCGCACGTACAGTTCCACGTACCGGTCATGAAAGGGTTGCAGGGCGGACAGCTGCGGGCGCACGTCCGCCTGCACCTCGCGCGGAAGCAGGCTGGTCAGTTCCATGCTGCCGTATTCGGGAAACACCAGCAGTTCGGCGCCCGTGGCCGCCGCGTCCTGGACCCAATGGGTAAGCTTCTCCTCGAACGCCTCCCAGTGTTCGAAGTACGAGACGGGATACTGGGCCAGGGCAAGCTTCATCGGCGCTCTTCTGCGGTTCTGGTCAGGTCCTTGAGCCAGAACGTCATGGGCTTGGGGCTCTCTGCAGTTTCATCGAGGTCCTGCCACGTGAGGGTGGTGCTCAACTCCAGCCGCTTCGTGTAGCCCCGCTTTTGCCAGAAGGCGTCCAGTGGGACGTACCCTTCCGGGCGGCGGGGATGATTCTCAGGGCGCTGCACAGCGCAGAAGGCTGCATAGCGGAAACGGCCCAGCCGCCGCGCGTGGGCCTCGCGTTCCTCGAAGAACGTGATCCCCAATCCGCGTCCCCGGTACTCCGGCTGCAGGACCGACTCGGCCAGGTAGAAAATGGTCTCGACGTCGTAGCCACCCGCCTGAAAGGGAGCCTGCAGGTCCGGTGTCTCTGCCGAAAGCGGCATGGCCGTGGAGGCCCCCACTACCCGGTCTCCGTCGGGGACGACCACCGCCAGGCTCTCCGGTGTATTCAGGTACGTCTGGAGGTAGCTGGCCTCGTACTCGGGGCTGCCCTCGTACAGATACGGAAAGTCCCGGAAGACCGTTACCCGCAGCCGCGCGAGGTCGCTCAGCACATCGCGGATTCCTTCTCCCGTGTAGCGCTCGACCTTCACGGTCAGCCGCCGACCTGCCGGATCCAGTCTTCCAGGTTGTAGTAGTTCGTGACACGGGCGATCTTGCCGTCACGGACCTCGAAGAAAGCGCCGCCGGGAAGTACGTATGTCTGTCCGTGTGCCTCGGGCAAACCGTCGTCTGTGGCAAGGTACTCACCGTGCACCACATACTCCGCTCCCGCCCGGCGGCCGTCCGGGGAGGAGAGCACCACGATGTCCGTGAGCTGCTCGCGGTAACTGTGGTCCATGCGGGCCATGAAGGCGCGGAAGGCATCCTTGCCGCTTTGTCGGACGCCCTGGTTGAGGTCGTGGATCACATCCTCAGTCAGCAGGGCCAGCATGGGTTCGCGGTCCGCGGCATTGAAGGCATCGTAGTAGCGGCGCAGCAGATCAAGTGTTTCGTTCACGCGGACCACACTACGGTCTGATCCCCACCGTACTGGTGTGTAGGGAACGTTTTGAGGTGTGATGGGAGGTCGTGGGCGCCTCTTCACGGGAACAGACGACGCCTACGAATATATACAACCGCGCTGGTAGGCGCTAAATCCCCATTACACCTTTGTTTTTCTCTCTTCAGTACCTGCCCTTCTGCAATACACGCGACTGCAGCAGTACCGTTTCATTAGGTGCGTACACAAGCCAAGCGTGCCAGTTGAATTGACTGCTCAAGCACAGGGCACGCATAAGCCTGCGCTTGAGCACAAGGAAAGGCATGGGAAGAGCGGCTGTTTATGTGGGATGCCGAGGCGTGGGCTTGTGCGTGGAGGAAAGTCAGGAAGCGTGCATAGGAAATAAGGAATTAAAAACATTGTATATATTCAACACCTCTGGTCCAGGCAGCCCTACGGGTCGAATACCGCGCCCCATCAACAGTCCGTTCCTGCATCCAAGGCGCAACGGTTCGTGCCAGCGACGCCCCATTCAGACGGGTACACAGCACCACACCCAACAACAGAGGTGAGGCGCAGCCCGCTCCAGACTCACCCAGGGCACAACTTCACTGCGTCTCTCACCATCCCGCCAGATCATCCTTGAGGTCTTCGGCGGCCAGGACGGCGTAGCCCCGACGGGTGGTGTCCACCGAGGCGTGTCCCAGATGGGCCGCCACCCGCCCAAAATCCTTGACCTGCTGCAGCAGCCGGGTCCCCGCATACTTGCGCCCCGGATGAAAGCCCCGGAACGGCACACCTGCAGCCTGAAAAACCTGCGTCAGGTGGTAGCGGGCCGCCTGCTGGGTGGCGTAACGGAACACATATCCCGGCGCGCGGCCCGCTGGGCGGTACCGGCTGTGTTCCGGCCCACCGGGAGCATACAGCGTGCGGAACTGGCGGGCGGCGCGGGCGAGCCGAACACTCATGGTGACGCGGCGTGCTTTGCGTCCCTTGCCGGACCGGACATGAATGCGGCGCGTTCCCTCCTCCAGATCGTCCCAGGTGAGGGCCAGCGCCTCGCTGATTCGCAGCCCCGCATGCGCGATCAGAAAGAGCAGGAAGGTGGTGTGCGGGTCGGCGTGTTCCAGCACATCGGCGAGTTCATCCTCGGTATAGGGCGGACGTTTCTCGATGCCGGAGGTGGGGTCTTTCGGGATGCGGACCTCGCGGAAGGGATCGGCCTCGGTGGCCCCGGCCCAGCGCAGGGCGCGGTACAGGCAGCCCGCCGCGGCGACCTTGAGCTGCACGCCCGCCGGTTTGCGGCCCCCGGCAAGCAGGGCCTGGACATACCGTCCGGCGTCGTGGCGGTGGGGGCGCAACAGATTGAGGGCCTGGGTCTGGGCGTATTCGAGAAACTGCCGGACGCCCAGGGTGTACGCCTCGACCGTGCGGGGGCTGGTGAGGATGCCGCTGCGGCTGTGGTGGGTGAGGTAGGCGCGGGTCAGTGAGACCAGCGTGACGGTGTCCTTCTCGCCGGCCGCTTGGACGGCGCGGCGGCGCAGCTCATCGTCATGCAGGTTGAGCCAAGTGTCGGCGTGGCTCAGCTGATCGCCGTGGTACTGGGCGAGTGTCATGACCGGGAAGGGCCGTGGCCGGGAGAGATAGAGGTCGCAGGCGGAATCGGCATGACCGAGTGTATCTCTTTTCACCTAAGCGGCCTTAGGTGAAAAGTCCGCCCCCTGCTGACCCCGCCCGGGTTTGGGCACGGGGGCCACCTGCCAGCATCCCGGAATCAGGAATGCTGTGCGGAAGAGTGGGCTGTCAAGCAACATTTCTGGTGGTCGTATTGAACACCTGCACTAATATTCACCTCAAATCTGTTCCAGACCGAAAATACCGCCGGAAAACACCGTTCCAGACACTCTTTTTTTTCCTGCCTCACAGGAATCCCAGGAAGGGCCCGGCAAGGCCCACCGGGCCCTGGACCCCCCCCCGGCATATCCGCGCCCTCCGTTCAGCAGCGCCGAAGTTAAATCAGCTCCTACTGCCGGGAGCTACCGCACATAGGACGCACCGTTGATGTCCAGCGTCGCCCCGGTCATGTGGCCAACCATGCCAGAGGCGAGAAACACCACCGTGGCGGCCACCTCCTCTGGCGGCGCGGCGTCGCCCAGGGGCAGGTCACGGCCCAGGTCGGCGGCGTGTTCCTGCAGGTAGCGGGCGGCCATCTCAGTCCGGACCCAGCCGGGCGCGACAGCGTAGGCCAGGATGCCCTCGGCGGCAAACCCCTGCGCAATGGATTTGGTCAGGGCGATGACCCCTCCCTTGGACGCAGCGTAGTGCATGGCGTCGGGCAGGTCCCCCCGGAACGCTGCCCGGCTCGCCATGTTGATGATCGTGCCGCCGCCTCGCTGGCGGTAATGCTGGATGGCGGCCCGGCAGGTGTCGGCCACGCTCAGCAGGTTGACCTGCAGCGTCTCCTGCCACCCGGCCGACCACGCTGCGAGCGGATCGTCCACCGTGACCGCCGGCGAGATCCCGGCGTTGTTGACCAGCACGTCCACCTGACCCTTCCAGTCGGCGGCGGCCTGAAAGAGCCGGTCCCCCTCCCCGGGCCGGGACAGGTCACCGCCCAGCACCTGCACCCGCTCGGCACCGAACTCCTCTACCAAGCCTCCGCGATCCTCCCCGCTGCGGCCGAGATGGGCCGATACCGACGCGCCGGCCTCCAGCAGACTCCGAACACAGACCGCCCCGATGCCGCGCGACGCACCCGTCACGAGTACCACCTTGCCATGCAGATTGATCATGTGGTCAGTCAAGCATATGGGCGTCTGCCCGGGCACTCCTGATCGGCATCAACACATACGGGCCAGCAGCTGGCCCCATGAACCGCCACGGGGCAGTCCAAGGGACCATCAAGGTTAATCCGTCAATCAGTTCAGGGCGCGGGTGGCAGCCGGCAATCCGCCCCCGGCCACCAGCTCGGCCGCTGCGTCCTGCAGCGCCGTCAGTGCCACCCGCTGCGTAAACGGTCCCGTCGACACCCGCGCCACTCCCAGCTCCTGCAGCTCCTGCACCGGCAGGCTCACCCCTGGCACGCTGATCACCGTCAGCTTCTGCGGCCCCAGCGCCGCCACCACCGTCTGGATCTCCTCACGCGCCACCAGGCCCGGTATGAACACCACCGGAGCGCCCGCTTCCAGGAACGCCTGTCCCCGCCGAATAGCTTCCTCCAGCACCTGCCCGCGGGGCGTCTCGGCCGAGGCGCGTACCAGGGCGTCAGTGCGGGCATTCAGCACAAACTCGATGCCCGCCTCGTGACCGGCGGCCATCACCGCGCGCACGGCGGCCACCGCCTCGTCCAGCGGCCGCATCTGGTCTTCCAGGTTGCCCCCGACCACGCCCGCCGCGATGGCCCGCCGGGCCGTCTCGCCCGCATTGCCGTAGCCGGCTTCCAGGTCCATGGTGACCGGAAGATCCACCGCCTGAACGATGCGGCGGACCATGTCCAGATGCAGTTCCAGGGGAATCTGCTCGCCGTCGGCGTAGCCGAAGGTGGACGCGATGGAGTGGCTGGCGGTGGCCAGGGCACGTACGCCTGGAGTCGCGGCGACCACCTGGGCAGAAACCACATCCCAGACATTGGCCAGCACCAGGATCTCCGGGGAGGTGTGCAGTTCGAAGAAGGTGCGGGCCTGGTCGGCGAGGGCGGGACGGACGGGCAGGGTCTGCGTCATGGTGAACTCCGGATCTGGGAAAGAAGGAAGGTGCGGGCGAGAAAGAGCTCAGGTGGCCTGAAGCCCCCGGAGGGAACGATCCATCATCTGAAAGAAGAGTGGCGGCTCCTGGCGTACCCGGGCGAGCAGCATGGCTCCTTCCAGGGTGGCGAGCAGTTCCAGGGCGGTGTCACGGGGCGACTCGGAAAACCGAAAGTGCCCACTGGTCTGACCCTGGCGCAGCACATCGGTCAACCAGCGTTCATTCAGGGCAAAAAAGGACTGAACCTCCCGCTGCATGTCCGCGGGCAGAGTTCCGTAATCTCCGGCCAGAGCGGTACACAGACAGATACGGCCGTCGCCATGAATGACCGCGTGGTAGGCGGCCACATACTGCTCGAGCATGCTGACCGGGCTGAGTTCTGCCGCGCTGAGGGTCAGAAGCACCTCCTTGACCCGCTCGCGGTAACGGCGGGTGAGTTCGGTGCCCAGTTCGGCCTTGCTGGGAAAGTGGTGGTGGATGCTGGCGTTGCGGATGCCCAGCTGCTTGCCGATGTCTGCGTAGCTGACGGCGTTAAAGCCGCACTGCTGCATCAGCCCCTGGGCCACGTCCAGGATGTGGGTGCGGGTGTTGGAGAGGCTCGGCATGACTCAGTATCTACCTACCAGTAGGTAGATGTCAAGCCACAAGATTCAGGATTTCAGGGAAACAGCCGGTGTGGCTCCACAGGCTAGAGAAATGTCCCATGAACCGCACTCGGGCACCCTTCAACGGCACTCGGGCGGTCAGTCACGACACGGGGTTGGGAATACCGCTGGAAAACCCGGCGCTTCGCCCTCACCCTGGCCCCTCCGGCGGCCGCGAGTGTCTATGCTACGCGGCATGTCGAACGCCGTCTCGCAGGATGTCGCCCCCGCACGCTGGACGGCCCTGACCTGGCTGGCCAGCGCGGTCGTCTTCGCCATGGCTCCGTGGTTCTCGGCGGCAGCGGTCCTGCCCCAGCTGCGCGCCGCGTGGACCCTGAGCGACACGGACGCGGCGTGGCTGACGCTGGCCGTTCAGCTGGGCTTTGTGCTGGGGGCAGTGCTCAGCGCGGCCCTCAACCTCGCCGATCGGATCGCCCCCCGGCAGCTGATCCTGGCCGGCGCGCTGCTGGCTGCCGGGGCCAACCTGGGCCTGCTGCTGGCCCAGGGACCACTGGCAGCGATTGCCCTGCGCGCGGTGACGGGCGCGGCCATGGCGCTGGTCTATCCTCCGGCCCTCAAGGCCATGTCCACCTGGTTTCGCAGCGGTCGCGGCGTGGCGCTGGGGGTCATGGTCGGGGCCCTGACCCTCGCCGCCGCCCTCCCCCACCTGGTCAACGGCCTGGGAGGAGCGAACTGGCAGGCCGTGATCGTTGTCACCAGTGTGCTTGCCGCGCTGGGCGGCGTGATGGCCTGGCGGGTTGGAAACGGTCCGCACCAGTTTCCGCGGGCGGTGTTCCGGCCCGCCCAGGCGTGGCGACTCCTGACCGGGCGCGCGATGGGCCTGACCACCCTGGGCTATCTGGGCCACATGTGGGAGCTGTACGCCATGTGGGCGTGGTTCGCCGTGTTCTTTACCCGCCTGCTCTCGGACCATGACCTGCCCGATCCACAGCGGGGAGCCGCCTATGCCACCTTCGCGGTGGTGGGCGTGGGGGCGCTGGGCTGTTATGTCGGCGGGGTGCTGGGCGACCGCTGGGGCCGGACCCGGCTCACAGCGCTGGCGATGTGTCTGTCCGGAGCCTGCGCACTGGCCCTTGCCTTCCTGGCAGACGCCGCGCCCCCGGTGGTGCTGGCGCTGAGCCTGCTGTGGGGCTTCTGGATCATCGCGGATTCTGCCCAGTTCTCGACCATCGTGAGCGAAATCGCCGACCCCGCCTACGTGGGCACGGCCCTGACCACGCAGCTGGCCCTGGGCTTCACGCTGACGGCCGGGAGCATCGCGCTGGTGCCCGTGCTTGTTGGCCGCGGAGGCTGGCCGCTGGCCTTTGCGGTGCTGGGCGTGGGGCCGTTGCTGGGAGCACTCGCCATGCGCGGGCTTGCGCGTCTGCCCGAGGCTGCCCGGATTGCCGGGGGCCGGGGATAGCCCCCAGGCCCCAGGACGGTCAGCCAGCGAACGGGCCGCCTGCGGGCGGCCCAATTCCACGGTGGCGGGAAGACGTGCCCGGCGGACCCTCGCAAATGCCGATCAGGCGGATGGAGGTCTGAGGTCCAGGGCCTCCACCACCCGGGTGTACGGCACTCCCGCCGCGTCATTTACGTGCCGGACATCATCGGCGCTCTCAGCCTCAAACAGGCATGAGCAGCGCTCGTCTCCGGGAACGTACATGCTGCGCAGGTAGTGCACAGGTGTCCCCGATGCGCTGGCGCGGTCACTCTCGCGGATGGCGGCGGCCTGCGCTTCGCCGAGTTGTTGCATCGTGATGCCGGGGAGATGTCGTTCTGCCATGAATACCTTCATAGGCCCCCCACACGGGCGGGCGCGGGCACCCGGTCTGTTCGGGGTGAACAGCCGACGCGCCACCTCACCCGGTGGTCCCAGTGTACGCCCGCGGCGGCGCAACTGTCACGGCGCCGCTCAGGCGTCGGCCAGCGGGGCGAGCAGCGAGGTGGGAGCTTCCCGGAAGACCAGCATGAAGAAGCAGGTGCCCCAGACCGCCGCTGACGCCCAGACTGAACATCAGCACCACGGCGGCGGGGGCCTGGACCAGGCAGCCGGGAGCACCGGTGCGGACGAATAAACCGGGGGTGAACCGGGCGTCATGTGTGGACGCGACCGGGCCTCAAGCTGCACGCATCACCGAAAGGAGGCGTCCGAACAGGCATTTTTCCGTCAGTGATCGTCCGTGAAGTCGGACGCTGTCATGCGGTCTTTTCGCCCGCTTCCTCACCTCTGAACGCTGACCACGCGCGACCCCTATACCCCCATCACCTGGGGGTCTGGGGGAGTTCCCGTCTCGCGCCCCCTTAGCCCTTAGCGGACAGCGCCCCGGGAGACCCTCGGCAGCACCTGAGTTCTGCCTGCCGCCTCTGGTATCCGCCGTACTGTTTGCCGCCCTGCTGCTTCTCAGCGCACCGCACCCCTTCCAGACGGCGTCTATGCACTCCCCCTCCCCGGCTTCTCTGGCGGGCGACGACACGAAGACCGGCGGAGCTCCCGGCTTGTCCGTTCTCCCAACCCCGACCACAGTCTCTCGGTTTGGTGGTCGGGGCGCTAGGCTGCCTGCCGTGTGTTCATTCCACCGGTCTTCAGCGCCCACCGTGCCCTGGGAGGCGTGGCGGGACTCCGTGCTGGCCCTGGCCGACGGGGGCCGCTTCGACGACGCCCTCCTGACCATCGAACGCGCCCTGGACGACGGTCAGAACCCGGCGGCCCTGCTGGAGTTGCTGCAGCGTGTGGAACATGATGCGCCTGCGTCGTTGCCGCGCGGCGTTGGCGGCTGCCTGAGCCTGCAAGGGCTGCGGTTGAAAGTGCGGCTAACCGGGAACGCACAGACACCGGCAGCCGTGACCGAGCTGGTGCGCGCCGCGCAGGCGGAGCAGGTGAACGCTGGGTTTCTGTTCGCGCATCTGGCCTGGGCGCTGACGCAGCAAGAGGCGTTTCCCGAGGCCCTGCAGGCCGCCGAGACGGCCCTGCAGGACCGGCAGAATCTCACGGACCGCGAACGGGGTCTGGCGCTGCGCATGAAAGGCTTCGCCCTGAACCGTCTGGACGCCAGCAGCGACTGGGAAGGTACGTTTCAGGAGGCACTGGACGTCAGTGAAGGCTGGGCACGCGGGTTGATCCTGCTGGACCTGGGCGGCCTGCGCAGTCGGGCTGGAAACGAGCCGGGCGCGATGCTGGCGTACACGGACGCGCTGAAGCTGGTGGTCTCCACGGGGCACCGGGCGATGATCCTGAACAACATGGGCCTGGTCTGCCTGCGCCTGGGCCGCTTCGCAGAGGCCGAGGAATACTTCATGCAGGTGGCCGCCCTGCGGTCCGGGTTCAGAAGTCGTGCGCTGGCCGGGCAGGCAGCGGCGCGGCGCGCCCTGGGCGAATGGGCACGCGCCGAGTCGCTGTACCGGCAGGCGGCGCAGGCCAGCAATGACGAGGACGACCTGCGGCAGGCACTGCGCGGTCTGGGGTACACCCAGCGGCTCGCGGGGCGGCACATGCAGGCGCTCGAAACGCTGCGCGGTGCGGCGAACGCGGCGCAGGGCGACCGTGAGAGCGGCCTGTCCTGGGTGAACGTGGACGTCGCCGCCACACTCGTCGGCCAGGACTATCTGGACGTGAAGGCCGTTGAGGCGCACCTGAGCCGCACCGGCAAGCTCGACATCGAGGACGCAGAGCGGGCCGTGATCGTCCGGGCAGAACTCGCACGCCGCACCGGGAATCTGCAGCGGGCCGTCGCCCTGCTGGAACCGCTGGTCCGGAGTTCCCTCTGGATGCGCGAGGAAGCGCACGCCTTCGGACAGCTGTTCGCGCTGCTGCCACCGGGACAGCGTCCGGAACCCCTTCCGCGCCCGCAGCAGACGCGGGTGGACCTGCGGGTGTTGGGCGTACCGCGCGTGCAGGTCAATGGGCGGCGCGTTCGCCTCGGCAACTTGGAACTCGTCACGCTGACCGCGCTGATCATGGCCGGCGGGGACCTCACCACCGACGAGCTGATCGAAGTGATCCGGGACGGAAAACCACGTGAGATGCGAGCGGCCGCGCAGCGTGTGTCCCGCGTCG
This genomic window contains:
- a CDS encoding DUF4242 domain-containing protein, translated to MAERHLPGITMQQLGEAQAAAIRESDRASASGTPVHYLRSMYVPGDERCSCLFEAESADDVRHVNDAAGVPYTRVVEALDLRPPSA
- a CDS encoding tetratricopeptide repeat protein translates to MLALADGGRFDDALLTIERALDDGQNPAALLELLQRVEHDAPASLPRGVGGCLSLQGLRLKVRLTGNAQTPAAVTELVRAAQAEQVNAGFLFAHLAWALTQQEAFPEALQAAETALQDRQNLTDRERGLALRMKGFALNRLDASSDWEGTFQEALDVSEGWARGLILLDLGGLRSRAGNEPGAMLAYTDALKLVVSTGHRAMILNNMGLVCLRLGRFAEAEEYFMQVAALRSGFRSRALAGQAAARRALGEWARAESLYRQAAQASNDEDDLRQALRGLGYTQRLAGRHMQALETLRGAANAAQGDRESGLSWVNVDVAATLVGQDYLDVKAVEAHLSRTGKLDIEDAERAVIVRAELARRTGNLQRAVALLEPLVRSSLWMREEAHAFGQLFALLPPGQRPEPLPRPQQTRVDLRVLGVPRVQVNGRRVRLGNLELVTLTALIMAGGDLTTDELIEVIRDGKPREMRAAAQRVSRVVRQLRVALGWDGSVLSLGGAYLLDPAVNWSSDVHAALHGHAQVTAFLSGISLPWATEQEQYLMQRDSDDLTARL